The following proteins are encoded in a genomic region of Microcoleus sp. FACHB-68:
- the murA gene encoding UDP-N-acetylglucosamine 1-carboxyvinyltransferase, whose amino-acid sequence MTSSLNLKDNHASPEKADNSILHIWGRSTLQGHVKISGAKNAALVVMAGALLCPEDCRIRNVPLLADVARMGQILSALGVKLERNGDILDINASEIGQSQAPYELVSQLRASFFAIGPILARLGAAQIPLPGGCAIGARPVELHVRGLRAMGADVQIDHGIVHAYVTGPNRRLKGAKIYLDYPSVGATETLMMAATLADGETTIDNAAQEPEVVDLANFCRSMGAKIQGAGTKTIVISGVPRLHSTDYSIIPDRIEAGTFLVAGAITRSEISLSPVVPDDLTAVIAKLRAIGAKIIADAPYQLRVIPGENNIATDIETLPYPGFPTDMQAQFMALLTISEGDSVISETVFENRLRHVAELNRMGADIRVKGNHAIVRGVPMLSGAPVVATDLRASAALVLAGLAAEGKTTIQGLQHLDRGYERLDVKLQQLGAKLQRIQGEPEDVEANVEVDVAVDNESAASKPTESALK is encoded by the coding sequence ATTACTTCCTCTCTCAACTTGAAAGATAATCACGCATCTCCTGAAAAAGCAGACAACTCGATTCTGCACATTTGGGGCCGGTCTACTCTGCAAGGCCATGTCAAAATTAGCGGGGCGAAAAACGCTGCCTTGGTGGTGATGGCTGGCGCATTGCTCTGTCCAGAGGATTGCCGAATCCGCAACGTTCCGTTATTAGCCGACGTCGCTCGCATGGGCCAAATTCTTTCAGCCCTAGGCGTGAAATTAGAGCGAAATGGGGACATTTTAGACATTAATGCCAGCGAAATTGGGCAATCGCAAGCGCCTTACGAGTTGGTGAGCCAGCTAAGAGCGAGTTTCTTTGCAATTGGGCCAATACTTGCCCGGTTGGGTGCGGCTCAAATTCCTCTACCTGGAGGGTGTGCCATCGGTGCCAGGCCGGTTGAGCTTCACGTTCGCGGTTTGCGGGCGATGGGGGCTGATGTGCAAATTGATCATGGAATTGTTCATGCTTATGTTACCGGCCCGAATCGGCGCTTAAAGGGTGCCAAAATCTATCTGGACTACCCCAGCGTAGGAGCAACGGAAACCCTGATGATGGCGGCGACGCTGGCTGATGGAGAAACCACAATTGATAACGCTGCTCAAGAGCCAGAAGTTGTGGATCTGGCGAATTTCTGCCGCTCAATGGGGGCAAAAATACAAGGGGCCGGCACCAAGACCATTGTGATTTCTGGAGTGCCAAGATTGCACTCGACCGATTACAGCATCATTCCTGATCGGATAGAAGCTGGGACATTTTTGGTCGCGGGGGCGATTACCCGTTCGGAAATCAGCCTGTCGCCGGTGGTGCCGGATGATCTGACGGCAGTCATTGCTAAACTGCGGGCGATTGGGGCGAAAATAATCGCTGATGCGCCATACCAACTGCGGGTTATTCCAGGGGAAAATAATATAGCAACGGATATTGAAACATTGCCATATCCCGGTTTCCCCACTGATATGCAGGCGCAGTTTATGGCCTTGCTCACCATAAGTGAGGGAGACAGTGTCATTAGCGAGACGGTATTTGAGAATCGTCTGCGTCATGTGGCGGAATTAAACCGCATGGGTGCAGATATTCGCGTCAAAGGCAATCACGCGATTGTGCGGGGCGTACCGATGCTCTCAGGTGCGCCGGTGGTGGCAACCGACTTACGCGCTTCTGCCGCTTTGGTGCTGGCTGGGCTGGCAGCAGAGGGCAAAACCACGATTCAAGGATTGCAGCACTTAGACCGGGGTTATGAGCGCTTAGATGTCAAACTACAGCAACTCGGCGCTAAATTACAGCGGATACAGGGTGAGCCTGAAGACGTGGAAGCGAATGTGGAAGTGGATGTGGCAGTGGACAATGAATCGGCGGCAAGCAAGCCAACAGAATCGGCATTAAAATAA
- a CDS encoding RNA methyltransferase: MLTSLQNSLVKQIRKLHASKGRREQQLFLIEGTHLLEEACAVDFPLVTVCCTPQWQERHPNLWQTATEKADRSELVSPEVLTALATTVNPDGVIATAQRTATASPSVATDLGIALETLQDPGNLGTIIRTATAAGAGGLWLSGDSVDADQPKVLRASAGAWFRLPIIVSADLKAEVDHCRQQGMQVIATASNAPETYWEIDYRRPTLILLGNEGAGLSANLVELADRQVKIPLKAGVESLNVAIAAALILYEAQRQRGFIPENQSIWDT, encoded by the coding sequence ATGCTGACGAGTCTTCAGAATTCTTTAGTCAAACAAATTCGGAAGTTGCACGCTTCCAAAGGCCGGCGGGAACAACAGCTATTTCTCATCGAAGGAACGCATTTGCTGGAAGAAGCCTGTGCGGTGGATTTTCCTCTCGTCACGGTTTGCTGCACGCCCCAATGGCAGGAACGTCACCCCAATCTTTGGCAAACGGCAACTGAAAAAGCCGATCGCTCAGAATTAGTGAGTCCAGAAGTGCTCACAGCGTTGGCAACCACGGTTAACCCGGATGGGGTGATCGCAACAGCACAACGGACGGCAACCGCTTCGCCCTCAGTCGCAACAGATTTGGGCATTGCCTTGGAAACGCTGCAAGATCCGGGCAACTTGGGTACCATTATCCGGACGGCAACGGCAGCCGGTGCCGGCGGTTTATGGCTGAGTGGGGATAGTGTAGATGCGGATCAGCCAAAGGTGCTGCGGGCGTCAGCAGGTGCCTGGTTTCGGTTGCCAATAATAGTCAGTGCTGATTTAAAAGCTGAAGTTGATCACTGCCGGCAGCAAGGGATGCAAGTAATCGCAACTGCTAGCAATGCCCCAGAAACTTATTGGGAAATTGACTACCGCCGCCCTACGCTGATTTTGCTGGGAAATGAAGGAGCTGGCTTATCTGCTAATTTAGTGGAGTTGGCAGACCGCCAAGTCAAAATTCCTCTCAAAGCCGGTGTGGAGTCGTTGAATGTGGCCATTGCTGCTGCCCTGATATTATACGAAGCGCAACGGCAACGCGGCTTTATTCCTGAGAATCAGTCGATTTGGGATACTTAG